One part of the Armatimonadota bacterium genome encodes these proteins:
- the rpsD gene encoding 30S ribosomal protein S4 has product MVQHGPRCRQCRRETVKLYLKGDKCFSVKCPVERRKYPPGQHGQRPRKLGEYGIQLREKQKIKRIYRVSETQFHNYYTEAVRRKGVTGEVLLTLLEGRLDNTVYRMGFAESRNQARQLVNHAHFTVNGKKVNIPSYGVRPGDVVAVRLKSKSVPTILTAAGHARRRPEWVEVDVQNLSGKVNDLPTRAQIDTQVEEQLVVEFYSR; this is encoded by the coding sequence ATGGTTCAACATGGGCCCCGGTGCCGTCAGTGCCGCCGGGAGACAGTAAAATTGTATCTTAAGGGCGACAAATGCTTCAGCGTTAAGTGCCCCGTCGAGCGGCGAAAGTATCCGCCGGGCCAGCATGGCCAGCGCCCGCGCAAATTGGGTGAATACGGAATCCAGTTGCGCGAAAAGCAGAAGATCAAGCGCATCTACCGCGTCAGCGAAACCCAGTTTCACAACTACTACACGGAAGCGGTTCGGCGCAAGGGCGTCACCGGCGAAGTGTTGCTCACGCTCCTTGAAGGGCGCTTGGACAACACGGTGTACCGCATGGGCTTCGCCGAGAGCCGCAACCAGGCTCGCCAACTCGTCAACCACGCGCACTTCACCGTCAACGGCAAGAAGGTCAACATCCCGTCCTATGGCGTTCGTCCCGGAGACGTGGTGGCCGTTCGACTGAAGAGCAAGTCGGTTCCCACCATTTTGACGGCAGCCGGGCATGCCCGTCGCCGGCCGGAATGGGTGGAAGTGGACGTGCAGAACCTTTCCGGTAAAGTGAACGATCTGCCCACACGGGCCCAGATCGACACCCAGGTGGAAGAACAACTCGTCGTCGAGTTCTACTCGCGGTAA